One genomic region from Eptesicus fuscus isolate TK198812 chromosome 4, DD_ASM_mEF_20220401, whole genome shotgun sequence encodes:
- the SCNN1B gene encoding amiloride-sensitive sodium channel subunit beta isoform X2, with amino-acid sequence MQVKKYLVKGLHRLQKGPGYTYKELLVWYCDNTNTHGPKRIICEGPKKKAMWFVLTLLFASIVFWQWGVFIQTYLSWEVSVSLSIGFKTMDFPAVTICNASPFQYSKVKHLLKDLDQLMEAVLERIVAPEPPGANATRALNLTLWNHTPLVLIDERNPHHPVVLDLFADNRNVSASGSPAPGRTCNAQQCKVAMRLCCHNGTVCTFRNFTSATQAVTEWYTLQATNIFSQVPTRELAKMGYSGEQLILACLFGAEPCSYRNFTSLFHPDYGNCYIFNWGMAEQALPSSNPGVEFGLKLILDLGQEDYVPFLTSTAGARLLLHEQRSYPFVKEEGIYAMSGTETSIGVLVDKLERKGKPYSQCTANGSDVPVHNLYRGLNTSYSIQACIRSCFQDHMIQNCSCGHYLYPLPPGEKYCNNREFPDWVYCYSQLRRSLGQRETCIGMCKESCNDTQYKMTISMADWPSEASEDWIFHVLSQERDQSTNITLSRKGIVKLNIYFQEFNYRTIEESAANNIVWLLSNLGGQFGFWMGGSVLCLIEFAEIVIDFLWITVIRLVAFSKSLRQRRAQARYAGPPPTVAELVEAHTNFAFHPDTANHGPNPGAYPDEQTLPIPGTPPPNYDSLRLQPLDVIESDGEGDAI; translated from the exons ATGCAGGTGAAGAAGTACCTGGTCAAGGGCCTGCACCGGCTGCAGAAGGGCCCCGGCTACACCTACAAGGAGCTGCTGGTGTGGTACTGCGACAACACCAACACCCACGGCCCCAAGCGCATCATCTGCGAGGGGCCCAAGAAGAAGGCCATGTGGTTCGTGCTCACGCTGCTCTTCGCCTCCATCGTCTTCTGGCAGTGGGGCGTCTTCATCCAGACCTACCTGAGCTGGGAGGTCAGCGTCTCGCTCTCCATCGGCTTCAAGACCATGGACTTCCCCGCCGTCACCATCTGCAATGCCAGCCCCTTCCA GTATTCCAAGGTCAAGCATCTGCTGAAGGACCTGGACCAGCTGATGGAAGCCGTCCTGGAGAGGATCGTGGCTCCCGAGCCACCCGGTGCCAACGCCACCAGGGCCCTGAACCTCACCCTCTGGAACCATACGCCCCTGGTCCTTATTGACGAGCGGAACCCCCACCACCCTGTGGTCCTCGACCTCTTTGCAGACAACCGCAATGTCTCGGCAAGCGGCAGCCCAGCTCCAGGAAGGACCTGCAATGCCCAGCAGTGCAAAGTAGCCATGAGGCTG TGCTGCCACAACGGGACCGTGTGCACCTTCCGAAACTTCACCAGCGCCACCCAGGCCGTGACAGAGTGGTACACCCTGCAGGCCACCAACATCTTCTCCCAGGTGCCAACCCGGGAGCTGGCGAAGATGGGCTACTCGGGCGAGCAGCTGATCCTGGCCTGCCTGTTCGGGGCCGAGCCCTGCAGCTACAG GAACTTCACCTCCCTCTTCCACCCTGACTACGGCAACTGCTACATCTTCAACTGGGGCATGGCCGAGCAGGCGCTCCCCTCGTCCAACCCCGGGGTGGAGTTCG GCCTGAAGCTGATCCTGGACCTGGGCCAGGAGGACTACGTGCCGTTCCTCACGTCCACGGCCGGCGCCCGGCTGCTGCTCCACGAGCAGAGGTCCTACCCCTTCGTCAAAGAGGAGGGCATCTACGCCATGTCCGGGACGGAGACATCCATCGGGGTGCTGGTG GACAAGCTGGAGCGCAAGGGCAAGCCCTACAGCCAGTGCACCGCGAACGGCTCCGACGTGCCCGTCCACAACCTGTACCGCGGCCTCAACACCTCCTACTCCATCCAG gcctgtaTTCGCTCGTGCTTCCAAGACCACATGATCCAGAACTGCAGCTGCGGCCACTACCTgtaccccctgcccccaggggagAAGTACTGCAACAACCGGGAGTTCCCAGACTGGG TCTACTGCTACTCGCAGCTGCGCAGGAGCCTGGGCCAGAGGGAGACCTGCATCGGGATGTGCAAGGAGTCCTGCAA TGACACCCAGTACAAGATGACCATCTCCATGGCCGACTGGCCTTCCGAGGCCTCTGAG GACTGGATCTTCCACGTCTTGTCTCAGGAGCGGGACCAAAGTACCAATATCACCTTGAGCAG gaaggGAATTGTCAAGCTCAACATCTACTTCCAAGAATTCAACTATCGTACCATTGAGGAGTCAGCAGCTAATAAC atCGTCTGGCTGCTCTCGAACCTGGGCGGCCAGTTTGGCTTCTGGATGGGGGGCTCGGTGCTGTGCCTCATTGAGTTCGCGGAGATCGTCATCGACTTCCTGTGGATCACCGTCATCAGGCTGGTGGCCTTCTCCAAGAGCCTGCGGCAGAGGCGGGCCCAGGCGCGCTACGCCGGCCCCCCACCCACCGTGGCCGAGCTGGTGGAGGCTCACACCAACTTTGCCTTCCACCCTGACACAGCCAACCATGGCCCCAACCCTGGGGCCTACCCCGATGAGCAGACCCTGCCCATCCCGggcaccccgccccccaactaTGACTCCCTGCGTCTGCAGCCACTGGACGTCATTGAGTCTGACGGTGAGGGTGATGCCATCTAg
- the SCNN1B gene encoding amiloride-sensitive sodium channel subunit beta isoform X1, with amino-acid sequence MKLSPNWTEGETRAQRGHRAPLKASDRSVTRASGAWEVPAVRGSKLSFLSWETPLPAPSFRGCLAGAAMQVKKYLVKGLHRLQKGPGYTYKELLVWYCDNTNTHGPKRIICEGPKKKAMWFVLTLLFASIVFWQWGVFIQTYLSWEVSVSLSIGFKTMDFPAVTICNASPFQYSKVKHLLKDLDQLMEAVLERIVAPEPPGANATRALNLTLWNHTPLVLIDERNPHHPVVLDLFADNRNVSASGSPAPGRTCNAQQCKVAMRLCCHNGTVCTFRNFTSATQAVTEWYTLQATNIFSQVPTRELAKMGYSGEQLILACLFGAEPCSYRNFTSLFHPDYGNCYIFNWGMAEQALPSSNPGVEFGLKLILDLGQEDYVPFLTSTAGARLLLHEQRSYPFVKEEGIYAMSGTETSIGVLVDKLERKGKPYSQCTANGSDVPVHNLYRGLNTSYSIQACIRSCFQDHMIQNCSCGHYLYPLPPGEKYCNNREFPDWVYCYSQLRRSLGQRETCIGMCKESCNDTQYKMTISMADWPSEASEDWIFHVLSQERDQSTNITLSRKGIVKLNIYFQEFNYRTIEESAANNIVWLLSNLGGQFGFWMGGSVLCLIEFAEIVIDFLWITVIRLVAFSKSLRQRRAQARYAGPPPTVAELVEAHTNFAFHPDTANHGPNPGAYPDEQTLPIPGTPPPNYDSLRLQPLDVIESDGEGDAI; translated from the exons GTGCCGCGATGCAGGTGAAGAAGTACCTGGTCAAGGGCCTGCACCGGCTGCAGAAGGGCCCCGGCTACACCTACAAGGAGCTGCTGGTGTGGTACTGCGACAACACCAACACCCACGGCCCCAAGCGCATCATCTGCGAGGGGCCCAAGAAGAAGGCCATGTGGTTCGTGCTCACGCTGCTCTTCGCCTCCATCGTCTTCTGGCAGTGGGGCGTCTTCATCCAGACCTACCTGAGCTGGGAGGTCAGCGTCTCGCTCTCCATCGGCTTCAAGACCATGGACTTCCCCGCCGTCACCATCTGCAATGCCAGCCCCTTCCA GTATTCCAAGGTCAAGCATCTGCTGAAGGACCTGGACCAGCTGATGGAAGCCGTCCTGGAGAGGATCGTGGCTCCCGAGCCACCCGGTGCCAACGCCACCAGGGCCCTGAACCTCACCCTCTGGAACCATACGCCCCTGGTCCTTATTGACGAGCGGAACCCCCACCACCCTGTGGTCCTCGACCTCTTTGCAGACAACCGCAATGTCTCGGCAAGCGGCAGCCCAGCTCCAGGAAGGACCTGCAATGCCCAGCAGTGCAAAGTAGCCATGAGGCTG TGCTGCCACAACGGGACCGTGTGCACCTTCCGAAACTTCACCAGCGCCACCCAGGCCGTGACAGAGTGGTACACCCTGCAGGCCACCAACATCTTCTCCCAGGTGCCAACCCGGGAGCTGGCGAAGATGGGCTACTCGGGCGAGCAGCTGATCCTGGCCTGCCTGTTCGGGGCCGAGCCCTGCAGCTACAG GAACTTCACCTCCCTCTTCCACCCTGACTACGGCAACTGCTACATCTTCAACTGGGGCATGGCCGAGCAGGCGCTCCCCTCGTCCAACCCCGGGGTGGAGTTCG GCCTGAAGCTGATCCTGGACCTGGGCCAGGAGGACTACGTGCCGTTCCTCACGTCCACGGCCGGCGCCCGGCTGCTGCTCCACGAGCAGAGGTCCTACCCCTTCGTCAAAGAGGAGGGCATCTACGCCATGTCCGGGACGGAGACATCCATCGGGGTGCTGGTG GACAAGCTGGAGCGCAAGGGCAAGCCCTACAGCCAGTGCACCGCGAACGGCTCCGACGTGCCCGTCCACAACCTGTACCGCGGCCTCAACACCTCCTACTCCATCCAG gcctgtaTTCGCTCGTGCTTCCAAGACCACATGATCCAGAACTGCAGCTGCGGCCACTACCTgtaccccctgcccccaggggagAAGTACTGCAACAACCGGGAGTTCCCAGACTGGG TCTACTGCTACTCGCAGCTGCGCAGGAGCCTGGGCCAGAGGGAGACCTGCATCGGGATGTGCAAGGAGTCCTGCAA TGACACCCAGTACAAGATGACCATCTCCATGGCCGACTGGCCTTCCGAGGCCTCTGAG GACTGGATCTTCCACGTCTTGTCTCAGGAGCGGGACCAAAGTACCAATATCACCTTGAGCAG gaaggGAATTGTCAAGCTCAACATCTACTTCCAAGAATTCAACTATCGTACCATTGAGGAGTCAGCAGCTAATAAC atCGTCTGGCTGCTCTCGAACCTGGGCGGCCAGTTTGGCTTCTGGATGGGGGGCTCGGTGCTGTGCCTCATTGAGTTCGCGGAGATCGTCATCGACTTCCTGTGGATCACCGTCATCAGGCTGGTGGCCTTCTCCAAGAGCCTGCGGCAGAGGCGGGCCCAGGCGCGCTACGCCGGCCCCCCACCCACCGTGGCCGAGCTGGTGGAGGCTCACACCAACTTTGCCTTCCACCCTGACACAGCCAACCATGGCCCCAACCCTGGGGCCTACCCCGATGAGCAGACCCTGCCCATCCCGggcaccccgccccccaactaTGACTCCCTGCGTCTGCAGCCACTGGACGTCATTGAGTCTGACGGTGAGGGTGATGCCATCTAg